Genomic DNA from Jejubacter calystegiae:
CCACACTGACCATTACGGGTTACATCCCGCATTCAGGACAGTATCCCCGGAGGTTATATGGCAGACTTTACTTTATCGAAACCGGCGGTGACCGGTACGAAAGGGAAAGGATCTCCCCTGGGCAACGTCGCCTACGCACTTTTCGTGCTGTTTTTTTTCTGGGTCGGCTCACTGCTGGTCGATATGCTGATCCAGGCGCCCGGCGTCTTTGAACATCTGATGCAGAACAGCGATACCACCCGCCCACAGATTGAAATGGGACTTGGGGTTGGCAGCCTGTTCGGGATTGGGGTTTTTGCCCTTGGCGCCCTGCTGGTGGGCGCCTCGGTAACCGCGTTACGCCTGCGGCGTCGTCATCTACGCCGCTAGCGAGCCATACAGCGAGCCCGGCGATCGTCCACCCGTTTCGCAAACCATGCGGTGGTCAGATTGCGGGTGATCTTCGGGCTCTCCAGAGTAATCCCCGGCAAAATAGCCCGCGGCAGTTTTCTGCCGCTGCGCTTTTCCGCCAGCGCAAAGACTTTCTCGTAAAGCGACTCTTCTTCAAACTCCAGGGTATCGCCCTGCTTCAGCGCCTGATGGATCTCGCTATTGCTCATATCGAGCTGTGACGCCAGCCGACGTACCGCCAGTTCAGTCTTACCCGGCTCGTCGCTGTCATAGCGGATCAGATCGCCATCCAGCGCCAGTTTTACGCCGCTGGCCTTACTGACCGCCTGCTGGAAGGCGGCATTACGGCTGGCGTACCAGCCGGCGTTAAAGTCGGCAAAGCGATAGAGAGGCCGGTCATAGTTGGCCGGATAGTTCAGCAGGTGATAAGTACCGAACCACAGGCCGCCGCGCCGGGTAAACACTTCCTGGCGTACGGTACCGGTTATCTTCCACGGATAGCCGTCCTGGTGCTGTTCGGCAAAGGCGATGCTGACCTGCATCGGCCCGCCGGTATGGACCGGGTTCAGACGCCCGAACAGCTTCTGTCCCAGCGGCACCATATCGATAAAGTCATCGAATATAGCGCTCAGCTCCCCTTCGCTCCTCACGCGATCCAGACGCTCGGCGTAACTCTTCCCGGTGGGGGACTTCACCGATAGCGCCGCCCGCACCATAAACTCCGGCACGTAAAGCTTACCGGCGCGGCGGTAGATCTCCTGCCAGGCAATTTTACTCAGATTCGGCACCGTGGGATCGCTCTGATACGTGGACTCCTGAGCCGCCACCGCCAGCACCGAACAGACGTTCTCTTCGGTGGGCGCCAGCCCCTGGCTGGAGAAGGTGGTGGCGATATCCCGGGCCCAGGCATCACGATCCTTTACGCTGGCCGGCATTTTCTGACGT
This window encodes:
- a CDS encoding DUF1615 domain-containing protein, encoding MENHRRLRLPAIGILAALVLAGCSQQRAQPLPEGVKPVDVAATVRQKMPASVKDRDAWARDIATTFSSQGLAPTEENVCSVLAVAAQESTYQSDPTVPNLSKIAWQEIYRRAGKLYVPEFMVRAALSVKSPTGKSYAERLDRVRSEGELSAIFDDFIDMVPLGQKLFGRLNPVHTGGPMQVSIAFAEQHQDGYPWKITGTVRQEVFTRRGGLWFGTYHLLNYPANYDRPLYRFADFNAGWYASRNAAFQQAVSKASGVKLALDGDLIRYDSDEPGKTELAVRRLASQLDMSNSEIHQALKQGDTLEFEEESLYEKVFALAEKRSGRKLPRAILPGITLESPKITRNLTTAWFAKRVDDRRARCMAR
- a CDS encoding DUF2755 family protein produces the protein MADFTLSKPAVTGTKGKGSPLGNVAYALFVLFFFWVGSLLVDMLIQAPGVFEHLMQNSDTTRPQIEMGLGVGSLFGIGVFALGALLVGASVTALRLRRRHLRR